Part of the Myxococcus stipitatus genome is shown below.
CCGCTCATCCTCCGTCAGCAGCGGGAGTTGCTCGACTCTGACCGACGAATCGCGAACGACTGCTTCCAGCAGCAGGACGAGGTGCTGGCACAAGCGTTCCGCCGAGACCGGGGAGAACACGTCGAGACTGAACTCGAGCGTCCCATCCAGGGACCGATCCCGAAGCTCCGTCATGGACAGGGTGAGGTCGAAGCGCGCGGTGTTCGTCACCGCCTTCAAGGCCTCCACCTGGATGCCGGTCAACGTAGGCACGTGGAGGGGGGCGTTCTGGAGGACGAACATCGCCTGGACGAGCGGCGACTTGCGGCTGTCGCGGGTTCCCCCCAGGGAGGCCACGAGTTGATCGAAGGGCACGTCCTGGTGGACGTACGCGAACAAGGACTCCTCGCGGACGCGCGTCAGCAGCTCCGCGAAGGTCGGGGAACCGTCGAGCCGCGCACGCATCACCAGCGTATTGACGAAGACCCCCATGAGCGGTTCCAGCTCGGAGCGGGTGCGTTGGGCGACAGGGCTGCCCACGCAGAAGTCCTTCTGTCCTGAGTGACGGGACAGCAAGGCCTCGAAACCGGCGAGCAGCACCATGAAGAGGGTGGCGCCCTGCTGGCGTCCCAGGGCCTCCAGCCCGGCGACGAGCCGCGGAGGCAGGACGAAGGAGTGGCTACCGCCTCGCGTGGTCCGCACCGCCGGGCGGGTGGTCTCCGCTGGCAACTCCAGGTCCGGGGCGTCCTCGACGTGGGCCTTCAGCTCGGCCAGGCGTGACTGGATGGCTTCGGAGGCCACCCACTGTGTCTGCCACTCCGAATAATCGACGTACTGATCCGCCAACTCCGGCAGGGCGGCGGTCCGCCCTTCGGCGCGTGCCCCGTAGAACGTCGCGACCTCTTGCAGCAGCACGCCCATGGACCAGCCGTCCGAGGCGATGTGGTGCATGCACAGAAGCAGGACATGCTCCGCCTCATCCATTCGGACCAGCACCGTGTGCAGCAGCGGTCCTTTCTCCAGGTCGAAGCGGTGGTGGGCCACTTCGTCCATGCGTGCGCGGAGCGCCGACTCGCGCTCCGAGGAGGACGACGCCCTCAGGTCGATGATGGGAAGCGCCCACCAGGCCTGCGTCTCCCCGACGCGCTGGAAGGGCTTCCCGTCTCTCGCGTGGAAGGTCGTGCGCAGCACTTCGTGGCGACGAGCCACCGCGCCGAACGCGTCGCGCAGCGCCTCGACATCGAGCGCCCCCTCGAGCCGCAACGCCAGGGGGATGTTGTAGACGCCACTGCCAGGCTGGAGCTGCTCCGCGAACCACATGCGCTGCTGGGAGAAGGACAGCGGGAGGTCGACTCCGCGAGCCACCGGAACCAGCGGAGGCATCGTCGTACGGGAGCCCTTCAGCAACAGGGCCTCGACATGCGCGGCGAGGCGCTCCAGCGTCGACGACTC
Proteins encoded:
- a CDS encoding condensation domain-containing protein, whose translation is SATPGARMYRTGDVARWLPDGTLEYLGRADFQVKLRGLRIELGEIEAALRLHPGVSEAVVLLREDSPGDQRLVAYVTPRTVDAEALKEHLRQRLPEYMVPNAVVALEAMPLTPSGKTDRRALPAPTWASEAGDSDEPLTLLQQQLAAMIRELLSVQRVGLKDDFFALGGHSLLATQLVVRIRTLLGVELSLRELFESSTLERLAAHVEALLLKGSRTTMPPLVPVARGVDLPLSFSQQRMWFAEQLQPGSGVYNIPLALRLEGALDVEALRDAFGAVARRHEVLRTTFHARDGKPFQRVGETQAWWALPIIDLRASSSSERESALRARMDEVAHHRFDLEKGPLLHTVLVRMDEAEHVLLLCMHHIASDGWSMGVLLQEVATFYGARAEGRTAALPELADQYVDYSEWQTQWVASEAIQSRLAELKAHVEDAPDLELPAETTRPAVRTTRGGSHSFVLPPRLVAGLEALGRQQGATLFMVLLAGFEALLSRHSGQKDFCVGSPVAQRTRSELEPLMGVFVNTLVMRARLDGSPTFAELLTRVREESLFAYVHQDVPFDQLVASLGGTRDSRKSPLVQAMFVLQNAPLHVPTLTGIQVEALKAVTNTARFDLTLSMTELRDRSLDGTLEFSLDVFSPVSAERLCQHLVLLLEAVVRDSSVRVEQLPLLTEDERRKVLVEFQGREESFSSETTLHALVEAQVDRTPHAEAVRFEAETLTYAQLDARANQLAHHL